A portion of the Pomacea canaliculata isolate SZHN2017 linkage group LG13, ASM307304v1, whole genome shotgun sequence genome contains these proteins:
- the LOC112554065 gene encoding uncharacterized protein LOC112554065 isoform X2, whose amino-acid sequence MRLWLYFVRIPLVVCVAVVVLLTVMVVYHPEMHRILNWSPRVPDEDHSLAGKRQLEATVGEPLCGDNFERCTEDNCKQDYTEREIAVLAQVLEMRLRDATVKREIIPNITCEVETNVRNPCVHTNCSDSIPESAEDRVRQLLLPQLRLSLHTQDVLRSMAEDVLETKYIFVTAASSDHYGESQALIYNLRHFVFNKLNPTDHAFYYFDIGLSPSERSKVEKNCNCTVKSFPFSSFPPHIKTLKCYGWKPIIIKAMVVKAEVLVYMDTSVRFRNMDFELFFDRVRRRGGQFLHNMDSIPNHTLRTMFHFYGEEECTFTQFPEILAGFSAVHNEPFMNQVVLEPWVACALDRLCMCPVEPVKVLYCPHEKRKWGQCHRFDLSSLTLQMAKLLGEKFAYVVINSTTEPLIERGSSMKLFDD is encoded by the exons ATGCGATTGT GGCTTTATTTTGTGCGGATTCCGCTGGTCGTCTGCGTGGCCGTGGTGGTGCTGCTGACCGTCATGGTGGTCTACCATCCGGAGATGCATCGCATTTTGAATTGGTCCCCACGGGTTCCAGATGAGGACCACTCGCTAGCGGGAAAGCGACAGCTTGAAGCAACCGTTGGAG AGCCCCTCTGTGGAGATAATTTTGAGAGATGTACCGAGGATAACTGCAAGCAAGACTACACGGAGAGAGAAATTGCGGTCCTGGCACAAGTGTTGGAAATGAGGCTCAGAG atgcCACGGTCAAACGTGAAATAATACCAAACATTACATGCGAAGTTGAAACAAATGTTC GAAATCCGTGCGTGCATACGAACTGCTCCGATTCTATCCCCGAATCTGCGGAGGACCGAGTTCGACAGCTTCTGCTGCCACAGCTACGACTCAGCCTCCACACGCAGGACGTGCTGCGCTCCATGGCCGAGGACGTCCTGGAGACCAAGTACATCTTCGTGACAGCGGCTTCATCCGACCACTATGGCGAGTCCCAGGCCCTGATATACAACCTCAGGCACTTCGTCTTCAACAAGCTCAACCCCACAGACCACGCTTTCTACTACTTCGACATTGGTTTGTCACCATCAGAGAGAAGTAAG GTTGAGAAAAATTGCAACTGTACTGTAAAGAGCTTTCCATTTAGTTCATTTCCACCGcacatcaaaactttaaaatgttatggTTGGAAGCCCATAATCATCAAG GCCATGGTGGTCAAGGCCGAGGTGCTGGTGTACATGGACACGTCGGTGCGATTCCGGAATATGGACTTCGAGCTCTTCTTCGACAGGGTGCGGCGCCGTGGGGGTCAGTTCCTGCACAACATGGATTCCATCCCCAACCATACCTTGCGCACCATGTTCCACTTCTACGGGGAGGAGGAGTGTACATTCACCCAGTTCCCAGAAATCCTGGCGGGCTTCAGCGCTGTACACAATGAGCCGTTTATGAATCAG GTCGTCTTGGAGCCGTGGGTGGCCTGTGCGCTTGACAGACTGTGCATGTGCCCCGTGGAACCAGTCAAAGTGTTGTACTGTCCGCACGAAAAACGCAAGTGGGGTCAATGTCACAGGTTCGACCTGTCCAGTCTCACTCTGCAGATGGCCAAGCTTCTCGGCGAGAAGTTCGCCTACGTGGTCATAAATTCCACGACTGAACCACTGATAGAACGGGGTTCGAGCATGAAATTATTCGATGACTAA
- the LOC112554063 gene encoding vacuolar protein sorting-associated protein 45-like: MNVILAVKQYISKMIEGCGGGMKVLLMDKETTSIVSMVYAQSEILQKEVYLFERIDSPGRETMKHLNCIAFLRPTKENVELLAQELRIPKYGLYFIYFSNVISKQDVKILAEADDQEVVREVQEFYGDYVAVNPHVFSLNIVGCSQNLAWIPTHLSRTVQGLTSVLLSLKKCPMIRYQNSSEMARKLAESVRQVINKEAALFEFRKTDVAPVLLILDRRDDCVTPLLNQWTYQAMVHELLGINNNRINLVNVPGISKDLQEVVLSAEHDEFYANNMYMNFGEIGSNIKELMEEFQKKSKSQAKVESIADMKAFVENYPQFKKMSGAVAKHVTVVGELSRLVGAHNLLEVSETEQEIACQGDHSALLQRIRGLLSSEKVRQVDILRLVMLYALRYENHSNNDVSGLLEALKRRGLAEEHRGMVQAMLDYGGRKARGSDLFGNQDPVAITKRLLKGLKGVENVYTQHKPLLQCILDQLIKGKLKEASYPYLGTSQLKDRPQDVIVFIIGGCTYEEALAVYQVNRTTPGVRVVLGGTTVHNSKTFLQEVAQATRGVISGQTGRRDGR; this comes from the exons TGTTATTTTAGCTGTTAAACAGTATATAAGTAAAATGATTGAAGGATGTGGAGGAGGAATGAAAGTTCTGTTAATGGACAAAGAAACA ACAAGTATTGTCAGCATGGTGTATGCCCAGTCAGAAATTCTACAGAAGGAGGTTTACCTTTTTGAGCGAATTGATTCACCTGGGCGAGAGACCATGAAACACCTGAACTGCATTGCTTTCCTCCGTCCCACCAAGGAGAATGTGGAGCTCCTGGCTCAGGAACTGCGAATACCCAAATATgggttgtattttattt ACTttagcaatgtcatcagcaagcAGGATGTCAAAATATTGGCAGAAGCTGACGACCAGGAGGTGGTTCGAGAAGTGCAGGAATTTTATGGTGACTACGTAGCTGTGAACCCACATGTGTTTTCTCTGAACATTGTTGGATGTAGCCAG AATCTGGCCTGGATTCCAACACATCTTTCACGCACAGTACAGGGTCTGACCTCTGTGCTTCTCTCATTGAAAAAGTGCCCTATGATCCGGTACCAAAATTCTTCTGAAATGGCTCGAAAGCTAGCAGAAAGTGTTCGG CAAGTTATCAACAAAGAAGCTGCACTGTTTGAGTTTCGTAAGACTGATGTGGCACCTGTGCTTTTGATCCTGGACAGGCGAGATGATTGTGTAACACCACTGCTGAATCAG TGGACATATCAAGCCATGGTGCATGAACTGCTGGGTATAAACAACAACCGGATTAACCTGGTCAATGTTCCTGGCATCTCGAAAGATCTTCAGGAAGTTGTACTGTCAGCAGAGCATGATGAATTCTATGCCAAT AACATGTACATGAACTTTGGGGAGATTGGATCAAACATTAAGGAACTGATGGAAGAATTTCAGAAGAAATCCAAGAGCCAGGCCAAAGTTGAATCCATAGCAGACATGAAG GCCTTTGTAGAGAACTACCCTCAGTTCAAGAAGATGTCAGGAGCTGTGGCAAAACATGTCACTGTAGTTGGAGAACTGTCGCGCTTAGTTGGTGCTCACAATCTGCTGGAAGTATCCGAAACTGAGCAGGAGATTGCCTGCCAGGGAGATCACTCTGCTTtattacag agGATACGTGGTCTTCTTTCAAGTGAAAAAGTTCGTCAGGTGGATATATTGCGCCTGGTAATGTTGTATGCACTGCGCTATGAGAACCACAGCAACAATGATGTTTCAGGACTGCTAGAAGCTCTCAAGCGGCGAGGGCTGGCTGAGGAACATAGAGGA ATGGTACAAGCAATGTTGGACTATGGTGGCCGCAAAGCCCGTGGTAGTGACTTGTTTGGAAACCAAGACCCAGTTGCAATTACAAAGCGTCTTCTTAAGGGACTAAAG GGTGTAGAAAATGTGTATACCCAACATAAGCCATTGCTACAGTGTATACTCGATCAGCTCATAAAGGGTAAACTGAAGGAGGCATCTTATCCATACCTAGGCACCAGTCAGCTGAAGGACAG ACCTCAGGATGTCATTGTCTTCATCATTGGAGGCTGTACATATGAAGAAGCCCTGGCTGTGTACCAGGTGAATCGGACTACACCAGGTGTGCGTGTGGTGCTTGGTGGAACCACAGTTCACAACTCTAAAAC GTTCCTGCAGGAAGTTGCTCAAGCCACACGAGGAGTGATATCTGGTCAGACCGGACGACGTGACGGCCGTTGA
- the LOC112554065 gene encoding uncharacterized protein LOC112554065 isoform X1, producing MHTSSIHPGVSQPTAVKARMVCTHGNCCYCQYIAANMRFAGLYFVRIPLVVCVAVVVLLTVMVVYHPEMHRILNWSPRVPDEDHSLAGKRQLEATVGEPLCGDNFERCTEDNCKQDYTEREIAVLAQVLEMRLRDATVKREIIPNITCEVETNVRNPCVHTNCSDSIPESAEDRVRQLLLPQLRLSLHTQDVLRSMAEDVLETKYIFVTAASSDHYGESQALIYNLRHFVFNKLNPTDHAFYYFDIGLSPSERSKVEKNCNCTVKSFPFSSFPPHIKTLKCYGWKPIIIKAMVVKAEVLVYMDTSVRFRNMDFELFFDRVRRRGGQFLHNMDSIPNHTLRTMFHFYGEEECTFTQFPEILAGFSAVHNEPFMNQVVLEPWVACALDRLCMCPVEPVKVLYCPHEKRKWGQCHRFDLSSLTLQMAKLLGEKFAYVVINSTTEPLIERGSSMKLFDD from the exons ATGCACACCAGCAGCATCCACCCAGGTGTGTCACAACCGACGGCTGTGAAAGCCAGGATGGTTTGCACACACGggaattgttgttattgtcagtACATTGCTGCCAACATGCGTTTTGCAGGGCTTTATTTTGTGCGGATTCCGCTGGTCGTCTGCGTGGCCGTGGTGGTGCTGCTGACCGTCATGGTGGTCTACCATCCGGAGATGCATCGCATTTTGAATTGGTCCCCACGGGTTCCAGATGAGGACCACTCGCTAGCGGGAAAGCGACAGCTTGAAGCAACCGTTGGAG AGCCCCTCTGTGGAGATAATTTTGAGAGATGTACCGAGGATAACTGCAAGCAAGACTACACGGAGAGAGAAATTGCGGTCCTGGCACAAGTGTTGGAAATGAGGCTCAGAG atgcCACGGTCAAACGTGAAATAATACCAAACATTACATGCGAAGTTGAAACAAATGTTC GAAATCCGTGCGTGCATACGAACTGCTCCGATTCTATCCCCGAATCTGCGGAGGACCGAGTTCGACAGCTTCTGCTGCCACAGCTACGACTCAGCCTCCACACGCAGGACGTGCTGCGCTCCATGGCCGAGGACGTCCTGGAGACCAAGTACATCTTCGTGACAGCGGCTTCATCCGACCACTATGGCGAGTCCCAGGCCCTGATATACAACCTCAGGCACTTCGTCTTCAACAAGCTCAACCCCACAGACCACGCTTTCTACTACTTCGACATTGGTTTGTCACCATCAGAGAGAAGTAAG GTTGAGAAAAATTGCAACTGTACTGTAAAGAGCTTTCCATTTAGTTCATTTCCACCGcacatcaaaactttaaaatgttatggTTGGAAGCCCATAATCATCAAG GCCATGGTGGTCAAGGCCGAGGTGCTGGTGTACATGGACACGTCGGTGCGATTCCGGAATATGGACTTCGAGCTCTTCTTCGACAGGGTGCGGCGCCGTGGGGGTCAGTTCCTGCACAACATGGATTCCATCCCCAACCATACCTTGCGCACCATGTTCCACTTCTACGGGGAGGAGGAGTGTACATTCACCCAGTTCCCAGAAATCCTGGCGGGCTTCAGCGCTGTACACAATGAGCCGTTTATGAATCAG GTCGTCTTGGAGCCGTGGGTGGCCTGTGCGCTTGACAGACTGTGCATGTGCCCCGTGGAACCAGTCAAAGTGTTGTACTGTCCGCACGAAAAACGCAAGTGGGGTCAATGTCACAGGTTCGACCTGTCCAGTCTCACTCTGCAGATGGCCAAGCTTCTCGGCGAGAAGTTCGCCTACGTGGTCATAAATTCCACGACTGAACCACTGATAGAACGGGGTTCGAGCATGAAATTATTCGATGACTAA